The DNA sequence gcactcaaagtggattttctggagctacagaagcccaattggcgcgctctcaacggcgttggaaagtagacatcctgggctttccagcaatatatgatagtccatactttgcccaagatttgatggcccaaactggcgttcaaagtcacctacaggaattccagcgttaaacgccggaactggcacctaaatgggagttaaacgcccaaactggcataaaagctggcgtttaactccaagaagagtctctgcacgaaaaatgcttcattgctcagcccaagcacacaccaagtgggcccggaagtggatttttatgtcatttactcatctatgtacaccctaggctactagtttcctataagtaggacctttcactattgtattttcatcttctgatctttggaacctttttctttagatcttttgatcactttgggaggctggccattcggccatgcctagaccttgttcttatgtattttcaacggtggagtttctacacaccatagattaaggtgtggagctctgctgtacctcgagtattaatgcaattactattgttcttctattcaattccgcttgttctttgtccaagatatcacttgttcttcaacttgatgaatgtgatgatccgtgacactcatcatcattctcacctatgaacgtgtgactgacaaccacctccgttctaccttagattgggtgaatatctcttggattcctgatacacgatgcatggttgatcgcctgacaaccgagtgctcacctggcaaacgagccagccattccgtgtgatcagagtcttcgtggtataggcaagaactgatggcggcattcaagagaatccggaaggtctaaccttgtctgtggtattctgagtaggattcaatgattgaatgactgtgacgtgcttcaaactcctagcaggcggggcgttagtgaaagacgcaaaagaatcaatggattctattccagcctgaccgagaaccgacagatgattagccatgctgtgacagagcataggaacgttttcactgagaggatgggaggtagccactgacaacggtgaaacccttgcataagcttgccatggaaaggagtaagaaggattggatgaagacagtaagaaagcagagagacggaagggaaagcatcttcatacgcttatctgaagctctcaccaatgatatacataagtacctctatctttatctttatgtttattcatatatcatctatgcccatttgagtctgcctgactaagatttacaaggtgaccatagcttgcttcataccaacaatctccgtgggatcgacccttactcgcataaggtttattacttggacgacccagtgcacttgctggttagttgtgcgaagttgtagtgatcacgatttcgttcaccagtcacaaatcctcaagaaggtagataaatgttgattcgggtcctccaatggccctcctccaaaagagcagttgttttggaccaatgtgatgagttgtggctttagttcaaagttgtttgcattgacattaggggtaagaatgctactcccacaatgtctagcatttgcaaatgtgtaggaagccagtactcttctttgttgtgggttattgttggtccctccttctggttgattgggatttgatggatctccttccatttcttggaattcctcctcagattcttcctctccaataacgttcttccctctttcagctcttcttattcttcgaagagttctttggtcaagtttagagagaataggggaagctcttcctgtacctgacatataAACACACAATGAGAGACACACAGATCCGGAAAAccagtgaaacttcaatctcttgctagaatgaagttttagttagtttaagcaaaaattcaaacagttagtgtgttagttaaaaataaagaaaaagtggttgatctagacctccacttcacttaatcattgtcaatctatttcaatccccggcaacggcgccaaaaccttgatgtgtggaaaacgatccaacacaaaactcaccggcaagtataccgggtcgcatcaagtaataaaactcacgggagtgatgtcgatcccacaaggattgaaggattgagcaattttagtttagtggttgatttagtcaagcgaatcaagttttggttgagtgattttgtatccaacagtaagtaaatgacagaaaatgtaaagggggagagaagaattgcagaaattaaagagaactgaaagtaaaagagctgaatcttaaagaacaagaaattaaatgactgaaacttaaagtgcaagaaatgtaaattgcagtaacttaaagtgcaagaaatataaattgcttgaatgaaaaagggatttgaggactgggatttcagaattcaagcaagggaaattaaattgcaacaattatcaaagcaagagatgatttgagttctgttagatctcaaacagaaaaggaaattaaagtgcagcaggggttcacagaagaaccaaaaggaaaatgggatctcaggactccagagactagatagcaaagtctagatctcaattgccttcccagatccaaattcacaaggcaattaacaagaaattaaagatgaagcagtaaaggaaattgaattcaacttaattatgcagaagagaaatcaaagagatcttaaatggagattgagacagaaattcttcaattcttcacacccaagactcaaacaagaaaagtaaaaagtgctcaagcaagaacaaggaagaagagagatcaattctccttcccaattctctaaaatctcagttcaaagctctCAGAGAAAATGAAATTTCAAAAGGTgagaattcaaaaatcaaaagaaaggtctcaatccaaaagtaaaaagaaaggtcctaattacatcaaactatctcctatttatacactttctattcttggattttggaatttggatgggattttgatttggtgaagaaatgaatttaattggatttttattccaatttcagcccatgagaaagtagctcccaggaggctgccctgcccttgtggagggcagagcaggaaatggtgcatgTGGCCTCGTGCGTGCGTGTTGGTGCGTGTGATGCAtcagaatgctgccctgcccttatggagggcagggcagagttttcttggtgcgccagattctgccTGTTCGCGCTGCTGCTGGCCGAGACTCCCTTGGTGCGCGTCAATTTGTGCACTGGCTATGCATCAagaaatgttgccctgcccttgtggagggcagggcagtgtgcgtcaTGGTGCGTTTAAAATATTTCACGTGCCAAGTCTTGGACATCATCAGGGTAGCGCTCAAGTGGTGCAGCTTCCTTGCTTTCTTAGTGAAGCCTTCGTGTTCGAGACTGGCTGGGAGCATTTTGGCCAATTTTTGGCTTATTTTCCTTTGTGAGTAGCGCTCCCCCACTCCCCCTTGCTCAtgagttcgaaccttgtggcaagcattggtaagctttttccttgaatttatttctttgataagcccgatattgctcttgaagagggcagggcaaaatttctttggaagcttggttcactatgctgctctcctggagggcagtgcgcccttgtggagggcagtgtttgcttcctccttctatgttgcaccacacttctccTCCCATGgtcacacttcttaagccacgtttttcttcttttcttcctttcttcacctacaagaaaccaaaacaaccaatcaaagtatctctaaactcataaggtttataaatcattaaaaatcaattaattttagctcaaacctcatgatttagcatcaatttaatggtggttgtttgatttaaagaagttatgcattttcattccaaattacttacttaggatgcaagaaagtgcataaaaactagtgaaacaagtgaaattagcttaaaaaaatgggtatatgatggcTTGCCATCactgatccttttgcgtctatcaccacgcccagcattcatgagtttgaagctcgtcacagacATCCCCTCCTAGATCTTACtcagaatatcacagacaaggtttagactttttggatcttAGGAATgatgccaattggttctagcttataccacgaagactctggacTTACGgattgaatgctctgttgtcaggagaggcagtcaaactcgtgagccagaaatccaagagatgaacgtccaatctaaggtagaacggaagtggttgtcagacacgcgttcataggttgagaatggtgatgattgtcatggatcatcacattcattatgTTGAAGTGCGAACGAATAGCTTAGAATAGAGACTAGCGAGATTGAATAGAGAACAgaaatacttgcattaattcatcgagacgctgcagagttcctcacccccaaccatgggatttagagactcatgccatcaaggATACAAGTTTAgatgtaaaaatgtcatgagatacaaaataaatctctaaaagtagtttataCACTCAagtagtaacctaggtttacagaagatgagtaaactaagatagatagtgcagaaatccacatctagggcccacttggtgtgtgctggggctgagcattgaagctttcacgtgcataggccattcttggagttaaacgccagtttgtaacctgtttctggcgtttaactctgctttgcaacctgtttctggcggttgacgccagaatagggcagaaagctggcgttaaacgccaatttgtGTCGTCTaaacttgggcaaagtatggactattatatattgatggaaagccctggatgtctactttccaaagaaattaagagtgcgccatttgggtttctgtagctccaaaaattccacttcgagtacaggaaggtcagaatccaacagcatcagcagtcctctatcagcctctgaataagatttttgctcaggtccctcaatttcagccagaaaatacctgaaatcatagaaaaatacacaaactcgtagaaaagtccagaaatgtgatttttgcataaaaactaataaaaatatactaaaaagtagctagatcctactaaaaactatattaaaacacccccaaaaagcgtataaaatatccgctcatcataatacctgatgccagggcattttggccggtttcactgacctttctttactgtttttagggtagtttcatgcattttcttaagaaataagctagttttgggtaaaTATTCTCTTACATCTTGTTTCAAGCATACATGGtgcactttacatgatttcatgagaattttgcaTGAAGTGTATGacaaattggatgatgcatgtctcatgacttggactagaactttgatgcactttgctGCTTGATTTAAAGACAAAGGAAGCAAAGAAGAACCATGTTAGCAGTCACGTTAGTCTAACTAACGTGACctctaacgtggaatgggagctAGCTTGCAAAGTTAGTGAGAAAGGTAATCACCAATAACGccctcgaagccatcatagcccacgttaagagtcacgttaactaagttaacgtgaactctaacgtggaagaagataataaggccaacgttagtgacactttcctttgtcactaacgttggaccaagctcataattggccacgttagttgccacgttaacttagttaacgtggactctaatgttaagaaacaaaagagaaaccaacgttagtgacattcacctttgtcactaacgttgacCAAGCCTCCataagccacgttaactcccacgttaacttagttaacgtggaagctaacgtggagAGAGCAATTGATCGCCatcgttagtgacacttacctttgtcactaacgtttgGGTGAACCACCAAGAGCCACCATGAGcaacgttaactcccacgttaactttgttaacgtggaagctaacgtggatAAAGAgatgatgagccaacgttagtgacactcacctttgtcactaacgttggagatggctaACATAactacgttagaagccacgttaacttagttaacatggactctaacgtgggaagTAGGGGCACATTGaaacattagtgacaaaggtaagtgtcactaacgttctcgaagaaTTGGCATTactacgttagaagccacgttaacctagttaacgtggactctaacgtaaGGAGAAGGGGTGACTCAccacgttattgggaaaggtaagtcccaataacgtatgcgaaggaccaagaggcaacgttagtggtcacgttagtgccactaacgttgaagtcaACGTGATCATATTTGGGTtaggaacgttagtgaaaaaggtgatggtcactaacgttctcgaacccataCTTTCACTTAACGTTGacaccactaacgtcctaaGCCAAAGTCCCTGCCTACTTCACCTTTTCTCTCTGCAAGCAAAGCTAAGCCCAATAAAGAGGATAACTGCTTCAAAATCAAGATTAAAAAAGCCCACACCCAAGATTTGAAGAGCCAACTAGAAGATCAGAGAGTAGTATATATAAGAGTTACTTTGAATTAGATAAGGGCTTTTTTTCTTTGGGGGAAAAACTTGAGGAGCTTTGGGAAgagaactactctctgtatttttactttctctgtaacttctagttttactttcatgatgtattctccatctttgttttcaatttccagagctatgaacaactaaacccacttcattgggttagggagctctgctgcaatttgatggatcaatattagttttcattcttcttcttctatcttttctcttgattttactaaaaagctttcaatcttcatccaattgggtagttatcttggaaaagaaactattcatacttggatctcttcggaaccttggaagaggaatgaagagatcatgctagaaatgctttatCACGCTGGATCAAATTGGGTTatgatggatatgtgactataatcctatcaatacttgatttgggaatgcatgtggtataatcagtgaccatacttcatctcttctcatgagcaattgaccaaggaattggctattgatcaagatttcagagattggattaccaaggaattggaattcgatcacttaagattgccaaggagatcaatgaatgcattgattgaggaagagatgaaaatgaatgtGATatggagaatgcaacatctcctaagcccaatgaactccccatttctgatcttacccattctctttaatttctgccatttacttttatgagcatttCCTcattcccatttaagattctgcaatttattttctGCCATTTACATTCAGCTCTTTatttctagcatttactttttctgttatttacttttccgcaatttaattttttgcaaGTCTCAAATCAAATTCTGgttcgctcaactagaacattcctctaattaaagttgtttgatcaatcaatctctgtgggattcgacctcactctatagtgagtttttacttgacgataattcggtacacttgccgaaggaaatttgttgagagacaagttttcgtgcatcaagtttatggcgccgttgccggggattgattttgtatcaacaatgattaagttggaggataactagattgagcatttttaaTTTTGCTGATTTATATTTCTGTTTGAGCAATTTACTTTCAGTTTGAGTTGTTTTTCTTCCTCATCCCCTATAccctctctattttcttttttcttttttttagttgatCATAACtcagcccactaactgtttgatatattgcatcactcacactaacagtATTTTTTTACAAGAATAGTTTCTGCATTTATTTCCTTGCTTGTGCCTTGTTgattgtatgacagggagaagaagcggggcttcaacttcctttaattctgaacctgagaggaccttccttagattaaggagggaagcaagaggaaaAAGAGTAGTAGGtgctgaagaagaggaagagtacttcgaacccaacatggaagagaatttggagaacaatcatgaagaagaagctcataaTCATGCCAGAGAAGACCATGCAAACCGGACTGGGCATGAAAGGAGGGTCTTAGgatcctatatcaatcctaatccgagaaactgtgggagcagcattcagaaacccaccatacatgccaacaatttcgagctaAAACATCATCTCATTACTTTGGTgcaaaataattgctcatttggaggaggtgctcaagaagaccataaccaacacttgaccaccttcttgaggatttgtgacatggtgaagtccaatggagtccaccccGATGTCTACAGGTTGCTTTtgttccccttttcactcagggacaaggcatcaAAGTGGCTTGAATCCTTTCCAAAGGAGGGCTTGACGAATTGGGAGGAGGTAGTgaacaagtttttggcaaggttttaccctcttcaaaggatcaataggctgagaactgaagtgcagacgttcagacagcaagatggggagacactttatgaagcttgggaaaggttcaaagacctaacaaggagatgcccaccagagatgtttaatgagtgggtccaacttcacatcttctatgaaggtctttcctatgagtcaaagaaggctgtggatcattcatcaggaggatctttaaacaagaagaaaaccattgaagaagccatagatgtaattgaaacagttgctgagaatgactacttctatgcctctgaaagaagtaacactaaaggagtaatggagctgaaccacatggatgcactgttagcccaaaacaagatgatcaccaaacagctagcagatcttaccaaaAAGGTGGAAGAGAACCATGTTGCGGCAGCCATCACCTCATCACCAACTCAAGAAGGAGTAAAcgtaggagaagaaggtgactggaAGCAAGCCAATTATGTGggaaactcacctagacaagtccatgatctatactccaaaacttacaactctggatggagaaatcaccccaactttggatGGGGAAATCAACAAGACCAGGGCCAAGATCAAAGACGTCCAAATCCCAGCAACATAGCTCACCAACATACCACACCTAGACCATATCAACACTCACATAACAACTTCTCTCAACACCTATACCAAGGCCAACCTAACCACTCTCATCCCTCCAATCTCAACTCACCATCACCTTCTGATGACAGATTCTCAAGGATTGAGAACTTACAGGAGGACATATGCAAAGAGATCCAAGACAGTAAAGCATTCTGAGAAGAAGTGCAGTCAAATATGCAGAATCAAGATGCTGCCATCAAGAAACTTGAAACACAAATTGGGTACCTATTCAAGCAGATTCCCAGCCACAACCTTTGCAGTGATACTAACTCAAACCAAAGGGAGGAGTGTCAAGCTATCACCCTCAGGAGTGGGAAGGAACTAAAGGAATCCTCCCAGAAACCATAAGAAGAGGGCTCAAATGAAAAAGAAGCAAAGCAAGATGGAGCTCAAGCTTCCATTGCAAGTTCGcaaaaagaagaaggaatgcTGAAGCTAGACATCCCAAGAGTCCCATACCCTCAGCAGTTGAGGAAGAAGGGGGATGACAACCAATTCTTGAGATTTttggaaatcttcaagaaactacaaatcaacataccttttgCTGAAGCAATAGAACAAATGCCACTCTACGCCAAGTTTTTAAAGGAGCTAATGACTaagaagagaagctggaagAACAACGAGACTGTGATACTAACCgaagaatgtagtgctatcATTCAGCATAAGCTGCCCCAGAAATTGAAAGATCCTGGGAGATTCCAGATCCCTTGTATTATAGGGAAAATCACAGTAGAGAAGGCTTTATGTGACTTAGGAGCTAGCATCAACTTGATGTCAGTAGCTATGATGAGGAAGATGAAGATTGAGGAGgctaaactaacaaaaatggCCTTACAACTGGCAGACCGATCGTTCAAGTTCCCTCATGGCGTAGTAGAAGATTTACTGGTGAAAGTGGGATATTTCATATTCCTGGcagactttgtagtgctggataTGCAAGAGGAAGCCAAGGCCTCCATCATCTTGGGAAGGCCGTTCTTAGCCACTGCTGGAGatgtcattgatgtccaaaagggtgaTCTCACCCTGAGATTACACAATGAAAAGATGACAATCAATGTGTTCAAGGCCATGAGTTACCCACCAGAACAATTGGGGGAATGTATGAGGTTGGACTCACTTAAAGAGGAAGTGCAAGAGAGTTTTGAAGAGGAAGAACCTGAAGAGTTAACAGAGGAGGAGTCAACATCTAGTGAAGAGGTTGCAACAACAGAGATTCGCATACAAGGTGCACAAAAGGAAGAGAATGAAAAGATAGAGGCACCCAAACTTGAACTCAAAGCACTGCCACCCACTCTCAAATATGCATACTTAGGAAAGAATGAAAGTTACCCAGTAATCATAAACTCATCCCTCAGCCAAGATCAAGAGGATGAACTACTCCAAGTATTGCAAAAGCATAAGgatgccattggatggaccCTCGCTGACCTGAAGGGAATCAGTTCAGgcatatgcatgcacaagatactgtTGGAAGATGATGCCAAACCATCCATTCAATCCCAAAGGAGGCTTAACCCAatcatgaaggaagtggtacAGAAAGAAGTTATGAAATTATGGAAGGGAGGAATAATCTACCCGATCTCAGACAGCCCCTGGGTCAGCCCCGTGCATGTCGTGCCCAAAAAAGGAAGAATCACTGTAGTCCCCAATGAGAAGAACGAACTAATTCCTACCAGGACCGTCACAggatggaggatgtgcatagactaccgAAAACTCAATGAGGCTACACGAAAGGATCATTTCCCCCTCCCATTTATG is a window from the Arachis stenosperma cultivar V10309 chromosome 3, arast.V10309.gnm1.PFL2, whole genome shotgun sequence genome containing:
- the LOC130966668 gene encoding uncharacterized protein LOC130966668, which produces MLKLDIPRVPYPQQLRKKGDDNQFLRFLEIFKKLQINIPFAEAIEQMPLYAKFLKELMTKKRSWKNNETVILTEECSAIIQHKLPQKLKDPGRFQIPCIIGKITVEKALCDLGASINLMSVAMMRKMKIEEAKLTKMALQLADRSFKFPHGVVEDLLVKVGYFIFLADFVVLDMQEEAKASIILGRPFLATAGDVIDVQKGDLTLRLHNEKMTINVFKAMSYPPEQLGECMRLDSLKEEVQESFEEEEPEELTEEESTSSEEVATTEIRIQGAQKEENEKIEAPKLELKALPPTLKYAYLGKNESYPVIINSSLSQDQEDELLQVLQKHKDAIGWTLADLKGISSGICMHKILLEDDAKPSIQSQRRLNPIMKEVVQKEVMKLWKGGIIYPISDSPWVSPVHVVPKKGRITVVPNEKNELIPTRTVTGWRMCIDYRKLNEATRKDHFPLPFMDQMLERLAGHASIREFKKKRLSSAPIISPPDWNLPFELMCDASDFVVGAVLGKRKDNLVHVIYYASKVFNDAQRNYTTTENELLAIVFACDKFRSYLIGAKEFNIEIRDKKGVENKVADHLSRIRHEEGGTHDTSVNKLFPDEQLMTIHKAPWFADIANFKATGALPPGINKHQKRKLINDAKYFVWDEPYLFKKCSDGILRRCVSEEEGREVLWNCHSSCYGGHFGGDRTAAKVLQSGFFWPTIFMDAKELVKSCNEC